In the Topomyia yanbarensis strain Yona2022 chromosome 3, ASM3024719v1, whole genome shotgun sequence genome, one interval contains:
- the LOC131689280 gene encoding cuticle protein 19-like, with protein sequence MAFLFKTIACVTLLSLTAAQYGEEEHYEHQEPHHAVGFSYAKFSGPVSGPAHEVHVEDKHGHGHTVDYVAKPDYQFEYGVEDPKSKVSQNRKEQRHDDDLHGEYSVQQPDGKLRVVKYSANKHTGFHAEVLIDGKPLYQEELAKLAHDAQEHSVRAHDRNEVSYGGSEGQTYEEAPASSYGGEEGGEGEGGYYH encoded by the exons ATGGCGTTCCTGTTCAAA ACAATTGCTTGTGTGACTTTGCTCTCACTCACGGCAGCTCAGTACGGCGAGGAGGAACACTACGAACATCAGGAGCCGCATCACGCCGTTGGATTTTCGTACGCCAAGTTTAGCGGACCCGTTAGTGGACCAGCTCACGAAGTGCACGTCGAGGACAAGCACGGGCATGGTCACACAGTTGATTACGTTGCTAAACCGGACTACCAGTTCGAGTACGGCGTCGAAGATCCCAAGAGCAAGGTTTCGCAGAACCGAAAGGAGCAACGCCACGATGACGACCTGCATGGTGAGTACAGCGTCCAGCAGCCGGATGGGAAACTGCGGGTCGTCAAGTACTCGGCCAACAAGCATACTGGATTCCACGCTGAAGTGTTGATCGATGGAAAACCGCTGTACCAGGAGGAACTGGCCAAGCTGGCCCACGACGCACAGGAACATTCTGTTCGGGCCCATGATCGTAACGAGGTTTCGTACGGTGGCTCAGAGGGGCAGACCTACGAAGAGGCACCAGCCTCGTCCTATGGTGGTGAAGAGGGCGGCGAGGGTGAGGGCGGTTACTATCATTAA